The nucleotide window AATGGTATAAAAAAACCTCTCCATTAAGAAGAGGTTTCGTTTTTATATGAAGATCTGATCCTAAAAATCAAATAATTCTATAGTGATTTCCTAAACGTTTTTCTTCGGCAATGAACAACTGGGTCAAAATTTTTCCAAATCAACTGAATGGCTAAATTATCAGACAACTCGGGAGTTCTATAGCAATAATTAATCCCTTTTGCAGTAAAAGTTTCGTAATACTCTTTAAAAATTACAGCAGTCACACCTTTATTTTGATAATCAGGACGAACACCAATAAGATAAAAAACAACATCCTTGCTATTACGTCTTGCGTTTAATAAATGTAAAAATCCAAAAGGGAACAATTTACCATTGGCCTTTTGAAGTGCTTTCGAGAAACTAGGCATCACAATCCCAAAAGCGACTAGATTTCCATCCTTATCTTCAATGTATTTTATGTATTCAGGATTGATGAAGCTGATGTATTTTTTCTTGAAATATTCTTTTTGAATATCCGTTATTGCCACGAAAGAAGACAACTTAGCGTAGCTCTCATTAAACAAATCAAACATTTTATCCACATAAGGCATCACATCTTTAGTCGATTTAAAATTGATTGGTTTTAGTTCATATCGTTTTTTGACCAATTCGGCAATTTTTTCAAAAAACTCAGGTTTCGCATTTGCAAAAGGGAATTTATTCTCCATAAATTCTTTTTCGGTTACATAACCCAATTGCTCAAAATGCTTTGCATAATAGGGATGATTGTACCAGGTAACCATAGTTCCCAATTCGTCAAAACCTTCGGTCAAAACCCCTACTTTATCCAGATTTGAGAACCCCATAGGCCCTTCTACATACTCGAGATTGTGCTTTTGTCCCATTTCATATACTTTTTCAAGTAATGCCTTAGTTACTTCGATATCATCAATAACATCAAACCAACCAAAACGGACTTTATTCTTTTGCTGCTGATTCACCTCATCCCAATTGATAATGGCAGCAATCCTCCCTAAGATTTTATTATCTCTATAAGCCAAATAAAAGTTGGCCTGAGCGGTATTGAAAGCAGGATTCTTGTCTTTATCAAACGATTCAAGTTCATCAGCAATTATTGGCGGAACCCAATATTGGTTTCCTTTGTATAAAGAAAATGGGAATTTTATAAACTCTGTTAACTCGCTTTTGGTTTTGGCT belongs to Flavobacterium aquiphilum and includes:
- a CDS encoding GTP cyclohydrolase, with amino-acid sequence MITIKEAKTKSELTEFIKFPFSLYKGNQYWVPPIIADELESFDKDKNPAFNTAQANFYLAYRDNKILGRIAAIINWDEVNQQQKNKVRFGWFDVIDDIEVTKALLEKVYEMGQKHNLEYVEGPMGFSNLDKVGVLTEGFDELGTMVTWYNHPYYAKHFEQLGYVTEKEFMENKFPFANAKPEFFEKIAELVKKRYELKPINFKSTKDVMPYVDKMFDLFNESYAKLSSFVAITDIQKEYFKKKYISFINPEYIKYIEDKDGNLVAFGIVMPSFSKALQKANGKLFPFGFLHLLNARRNSKDVVFYLIGVRPDYQNKGVTAVIFKEYYETFTAKGINYCYRTPELSDNLAIQLIWKNFDPVVHCRRKTFRKSL